The nucleotide window CAACCGCAGAAGCGTTACCTTCGGCGGCGTCACCAGCAAGGCATTGCTTCTGCCGCCTGCCGTACGTGCGGATGTGGTCGTCGATCTTTCCGGTTACAACGACGGCGACACGCTGATTCTCTACAATGATGCACCGGCACCGATGCCGTTGTACGACACGCGCTACGATTACTTCACCGGTGCCCCGGATCAGACAGGTATCGGCGGCGCACCGTCAACGCCGCCCGGTTTCGGTCCAAACACCCGCACCATCATGCAGATCCGCATCAAAGGTGCCAAGGGAACCCCCTATGACGTGGCCGCCCTGCAAACCGCCCTGCCAAAGGCCTTTGCCGTCGGCCAGGAACATCCCCTGGTACCGGCAGCAGCTTACAACGACGCCTATGGCACCACCTATCAGAACATCTTCGCCAACAGCGTCGATGAAACCTTGAACACAACCGGCACAGCCCAATCGGTATCCAGGGTAATGACGGAGCTGCCCGGCTTCGGCTACACTACGCCCCCCACCGTCTCGTTCTACGGCGGTTTCCCTGTCGGCTGCGTGGCTCCCGCCTGCACCCCCGCTACCGCCACCGCAACCCTGAACGGCGTAACCGGCATTACGCTGGTGACTCCCGGCAGCGGCTGTACCGCGCCTCCGACCGTTACCATCACCCCGGCAGCCGGTGGTGGAGGGACCGGCGCCACCGCTGCGGCCACCGTGTCGGGAGGTGTGGTCACTACCGTTACGATTACCAATCCCGGCTCCAATTACCTCCAGGCACCGACGATCAGCTTCACCGGCGGCTGTACCGTGACTCCCACGGCAGTGAGCAATGTGACCGTCGGATCAGTGGGCACGATCAATCTGACCAATGCCGGCTCGGGCTACATCTCTGCTCCCCGCGTTTATATTACCGGCGGTGGCGGCACCGGCGCCATGGCGGCAGCCCTGTTGAACGGCGCCATGATCATGACCGGCAAGAATCTGGTGGAGGGCCTGGATATGGAGTTCGGGCGCATGAATGCCGTACTCGGCTCCACCCCCAATCCCCTGGCCCCGACCGTCGGAGCCGGACCGGTTATCGGCGCCAGCTTCTATGTCGACCCCCCCACCGAGATCATGAATGCGGGCGAAACGGTGCTGTGGCGCCTGAATCACCTGGGAGTCGATTCCCATGCCATCCATTTCCACCTCTTCGAGGTGCAGGTGGTCAACCGGGTCGACTGGACCAACACCATCAAACCTCCCTACGATGACGAGATCGGCTGGAAGGAAACCATCCGGACCAACCCCTTCGAAGACATCATCCTGGCGATACGTCCCAAGGCGATGCATCTTCCCTTTACCATTCCCGACAGTGTCCGCCTGCTGGACGTTACCTCGCCGGCCGGCTCCACCACCATGTTCCAGCCGGTACTGCCCCCGCCGGGAATGCCGGCAGTGGCCCAGATCACCAATGTCATGACCAACTTCGGCTGGGAGTACGTCTGGCATTGCCACTTGCTGGGGCATGAGGAAAACGACATGATGCGCCCGGTGGTCCTGCTGCCCGGCACCCCTGTGGCTAACGTAAGCCCGGCCTCGCGGGCCTTTGCCGCACAACTGGTCGGCACGAGCAGTCCGGCCCAGGCCGTGACGCTGAGCGACAACGGGTTGCCCGGCACCCAGTCGCTGGTCATCAGGAGCATCACGATTACCGGCACCAATGCCGGTGACTTCGCCCAGAACAATGCCTGCGACGCCAGCCTTGCACCGGGTACCAATTGCGCGATCAATGTCACGTTCACCCCGACAGCCGTAGGCAACCGGAGTGCATCGCTGGTGATAGCCAGTAACGATCCGGCCCGTCCGACGGTCACGGTTCCGCTGACCGGCACCGGTTCCGTGGCAGCCGCGGCCCCGACCAACCTGACGGCCAAGATCACATCAACCACGGGCATTACCCTGAGCTGGACCGACAACTCCAACAACGAAACCAGCTTCGCGATCTGGAGCTCCATCGATGGCGGGGCCTTTGCGCAGATCGGCACGGTTACCCGGACCGGCACCGGTACGACCGGTACCGGGGGCACGGTTACCTTCGTTCACAACGGCCTGACAAGCGGCAGCACCTATGCCTACTACGTTACCGCCGTTAGTGCGACCGGGGCATCTCCGCCGTCCAATACCGTCTCGCTGGTGATGGGGCTGGGCATCGATGCCGCGGTGTGGCGCGATGCTTCCGCGATCAGTACCATCACCACCCCGGCTTTCAGCACCATTGCGCCGAACGAACTGCTGCTGGCGTTCATTTCGGCAGGCAACCAGACCGCCACCTCTCCGGCAGCAACCGCCAGCGGGGTAACGATCAGCGGCGGCGGACTAACCTGGACACTGGTCCAGCGTACCAATACCCAGCGGGGCACCGCCGAGATCTGGCGCGCTTTAGCCCCAGCCGCCCTTACCAACCGGACAGTGACCGCAACCTTCAACCAGACCATGTCATCGGCTTCGATTACCCTGGTAAGCTTCATCGGGGCCGATGCAACCGGCACCAACGGTTCGGGAGCCATCGGAGCGACCGGTACTGCCAACGCCGCAACAGGCGCACCATCAGCCTCCCTGGTCACCACCCGTAATAACTCCTGGATTTTCGGGGTCGGCAATGACTGGGACGGCGCCACCGCCCGCACTCTCGGAGCCAACCAGACCATGGTGCATGAGTGGCTGGCCGCGACGGGGGACACCTACTGGACTCAGCGGCTGACCACTCCCACGGCAGCGGCCGGCACCACGGTGACCATCAACGACACTGCGCCGACCAACCACCGCTACAACCTGAGCACCGTGGAAATCAGGACGCCGCAGCCCCCGGGTCCACCGGTAGCGGGCGTATCGACCGCGGCGCTGACCTTTGCCAATCAGTCTCTGACAACAACCAGCACTCCCCAGATGGTGACGCTGCTCAACAAGGGAGGGGCCGCTCTGACCATCAACAGCATTGCCCTCAGCGGCACCAACGCCGCCGATTTTACCCAATCCAACACCTGCGGCACCAGTCTGGCCGCAGGAACCAGTTGCACCATCAACGTCAGTTTCAAACCGACCATACTGGGCAATCTCGCGGCATCACTCAACATCAGCAGCAGTGATCCTGCCACGCCGCTGCTGACCGTATCCTTGAGCGGCACAGCCGTAGCAGTCGGCTCCATGCTGGCCATCGATGTCAATACCTCCACCGATGCCACCGCCATCCAGGCCATGACCAGCCCAGCATTTTCCACTACCGCTGGCAACGAACTGCTGCTGGCTTTCGTCTCGGCCAGCAATCCGACCGCCACGACACCCGCGACTACCGTTAACAGTGTCACCGGCGGAGGGCTGACCTGGGTGCTGGTAGCCCGGACCAATACCCAGCGCGGTACCGCCGAGATCTGGCGGGCCTTCACCCCCACCGTGCTGACCAACGCGCGGGTAACCGCAACCTTGAATCAGAATGTGCCGTCAGGTGCTATCACCGTCGTGTC belongs to Geobacter sp. SVR and includes:
- a CDS encoding choice-of-anchor D domain-containing protein: MSTPNLLSKVLSVAALITLTAPPVQAATPTGINPAVDISLPNYTNSPNIRKFVDSLPGLGYANRNNLGQYIPIAVPDKNTYSGSDYYEIGLKDHTEQMNSDLPSTTIRGYYQINAGDPNVSAPHYLGPLIIANRNRPVRLKFFNQLPTGAAGNLSLPVDTTVMGTGTGPLGGAEKYTQNRATIHLHGGFTPWISDGTPHQWITPANDSTSYKKGASFQNVPDMINGSGIPCKGGATCYTPSPGDGIGTFYYPNQQSGRLMFYHDHAYGITRLNVYAGEAAGYLLTDQVEEDLIAGTNVSGGNPASARILPDLGIAEYRYGIPLIIQDKTFVNDNTTNPHPSFANTGATPTAKTSLVDPLWYTHVPGSPGGSLWLPHEYLPNENIYDPSGFNVMGRWDYGPWMIPPMLALNNTLPSPTIVPEAFMDTPVVNGTAYPYLELPSTAVRFRILNACNDRMLNLQLYKAEPLTVVVGNGGSGYTAPTVTFSAPASGVTATGTAVLSNGIITGITVTNPGAGYTSAPTITITDTGSGSGATAYATLGTELRMVPASPNPAYPTWPVDGRPGGVPDPTTAGPTMYQIGNETGFLAKVAVVPPQPVDFDYNRRSVTFGGVTSKALLLPPAVRADVVVDLSGYNDGDTLILYNDAPAPMPLYDTRYDYFTGAPDQTGIGGAPSTPPGFGPNTRTIMQIRIKGAKGTPYDVAALQTALPKAFAVGQEHPLVPAAAYNDAYGTTYQNIFANSVDETLNTTGTAQSVSRVMTELPGFGYTTPPTVSFYGGFPVGCVAPACTPATATATLNGVTGITLVTPGSGCTAPPTVTITPAAGGGGTGATAAATVSGGVVTTVTITNPGSNYLQAPTISFTGGCTVTPTAVSNVTVGSVGTINLTNAGSGYISAPRVYITGGGGTGAMAAALLNGAMIMTGKNLVEGLDMEFGRMNAVLGSTPNPLAPTVGAGPVIGASFYVDPPTEIMNAGETVLWRLNHLGVDSHAIHFHLFEVQVVNRVDWTNTIKPPYDDEIGWKETIRTNPFEDIILAIRPKAMHLPFTIPDSVRLLDVTSPAGSTTMFQPVLPPPGMPAVAQITNVMTNFGWEYVWHCHLLGHEENDMMRPVVLLPGTPVANVSPASRAFAAQLVGTSSPAQAVTLSDNGLPGTQSLVIRSITITGTNAGDFAQNNACDASLAPGTNCAINVTFTPTAVGNRSASLVIASNDPARPTVTVPLTGTGSVAAAAPTNLTAKITSTTGITLSWTDNSNNETSFAIWSSIDGGAFAQIGTVTRTGTGTTGTGGTVTFVHNGLTSGSTYAYYVTAVSATGASPPSNTVSLVMGLGIDAAVWRDASAISTITTPAFSTIAPNELLLAFISAGNQTATSPAATASGVTISGGGLTWTLVQRTNTQRGTAEIWRALAPAALTNRTVTATFNQTMSSASITLVSFIGADATGTNGSGAIGATGTANAATGAPSASLVTTRNNSWIFGVGNDWDGATARTLGANQTMVHEWLAATGDTYWTQRLTTPTAAAGTTVTINDTAPTNHRYNLSTVEIRTPQPPGPPVAGVSTAALTFANQSLTTTSTPQMVTLLNKGGAALTINSIALSGTNAADFTQSNTCGTSLAAGTSCTINVSFKPTILGNLAASLNISSSDPATPLLTVSLSGTAVAVGSMLAIDVNTSTDATAIQAMTSPAFSTTAGNELLLAFVSASNPTATTPATTVNSVTGGGLTWVLVARTNTQRGTAEIWRAFTPTVLTNARVTATLNQNVPSGAITVVSFTGVDTTGTNGSGAIGATASANAPSGAPTASLVTTRNNSWVFGVGNDWTFNVARTLGPNQAMVHEYVCPTWDTYWVQRQNSTTPLAGTTVTINDTAPTTDMYNLTLVEVRTP